The genomic segment CCCCTTCAGTCCTGCTGCTGTTACATCAGTCCTGAATAATCTGGTGAACTAATCCTCTTAAAGCGGATCAAATGCTTGGGATGTGTTCAGATTATCTGTGAGTTTTAATGAGCCATTCACTCACAGAAGGTCCCTGAAGGCAGCGTAGACATCTGTATGATCAGATGATGCAAAAattgagcagcagctgagtcACAAGGTCTCAGTTCTGACCTGTTGGACCCTGAACGCCTCGTCAGCACAGACCGTCACTGTCTgaggcttttattctgaaaggtgAAAGTAtcactgctgatgttttcagtcaAAGCTAatgctgctaatgctaacagcCCAGCTGCCAGACCTTGAAGTACACACTGTTGGTCCTGGTCTGTCAGGGGTCAGTCAGTAAACACAGCTCCTTCATGTCTGTtgtgtagaagaagaagaggaggaagatcgACCGCAGTATGATCGGAGAGCCCACCAACTTCATCCACCTCACACACATCGGCTCCGGAGAGATGGCCGACGGTCTGCAGCCGGTGAGAACACAGATAACCAACAGATCGTAAACACGAAGTCACATTCTCAACATgctggtctgtgtgtttgttgttgtttacagtcGGGGTCAGTTCAGGAGCAGATGAGATCAAAAGGGCCCAGCAGGAACTTGTTATAgctggtaaacacacacacacacacacacacacacacactctgaagtgGTCTCGGGTCTGACTCTGTGTATTTCTGGTTTTCCAGTCCAAAACCCCAGACTCTGAGACCCCGACTGGACCCTGGCCCGAGGCCTCCACTGTCCTGCTGAAGTGTTCCCTCTGGCTGGGGGGGCAGTACCCAGAATCCCTTTCAGTTCAGGATCCTCCCAAATGACAGAATGTCTGTATTTTAAGGAAGATAACTGGCTCCAgtgtttaaaaatacatttcccagaattcaCAGGGGAACTAAGAACTCTCTCATCCAGGAATCACTGAGGGTGACTTCATTCCCCATAATCCCTCATTCTACTCCTCCGTTGGTCCAAAGTGCCCCCTGTAGAGCTGCTCTGCTGGTTCTTCGGTGGACTTCATTTCCCAGGATGCTTCATTCTGCCCGGACTCTACAGCAGAGTGATTTAAGGATCTAGTTTGAGTAGACGGGAAAGTCCCACAAATCCCTGCTGcactggagtgtgtgtgtgtgtgtgtgtgtgtgtgtgtgtgtgtgtgtgtgagagacgtCGTATGGTTTTAATCATCCACCAGTTAAATATAAAGGTTGATGTCACTGCGGAGTCTGAACACTTTGTTCAGAGGCTCCATtagaaaatgtcatgttttagTTTAGTCCAGTTTTTCATGTTGACTCTTCAGACTGAGGCGGGGGGGGCTTTATGGGGGGGCAATGAAAGTGTCATTGTGGGCTCAACaacaatttcaacattttggtAGAAAcgcattttctttgttttttctgtatttgaggTAGTTTTAAATGTTCAGCTGTCTGGGCCTTCCTGACTTCAGTCTCCATTTTGCATCCCTGCTGTTTAAACACTAGCGGGTGCCGGGATGCTAAATAGTGCCAGTGTCCGTCAGTGTTGATGCTCAGGTTGGTGGTTTGGTTGAACTTCAGGATCCTCATGCTCAACCAAAATTTTAAATCCAGCACTTTCTAAAACACGAAGAGGAACTTCAGTCCAGGATTCTGTTTTAAGATGAAGGTCAAAGTCAAGAAGACAAAATGACCTCCAACCAAACTACACAAAGTGTTTGAAAGTAAGTCATTAatagtcagattttatttatttcttttttctcttggcGTGATGGTTTAGATGTTTCAAagctttttgtctctgtctgagttttgacctttgacttctGACCTGCACCGGagtctgataaaaaaaataacatattttatataaacTGAGTTTCTACATTACTGGAAAGTTAAAATCTTCTGAGTCTTTTCTACAAATAACAAATCAACGCTGTTGATTGATTGTCAGTTCCTATCCATCACCGTAACGAACACACTTGGGGGGGGTTCACTTAGCTGTTGTCAGGACTATGCTGGGTGGTTGCTGTGGAAACCCCTGAGTCATGGTGTTCCGTCTCTGTGGCGACCGACTTCCTCCCcgcagctgagaggaaaaaacgTCTATTTAAGGAAAACCCTGATGCACGGTGTGTTCACTGGACTCCTCAGAGCGTGGGAGGATTcagtcttcctcttcctctgtcactgCTGAACTCAGGTCATCAGTCTGAGGAGAAGTGACATCATGTATTACAACAACAGTGGAAAAGAAACTCCTGAGTCCTGAATCCCATCAGGTCCAGACTGTCACCTGGGTCGTTctgtaacctttgacctttaacctttaaccctCAGTGTTTTAAAGACTCTTAAAGACTCTCACCTCTGGAACTGGACGCACTGAACTGGGAGACTTGAAACCTGCAGCTCCGGGTCCAGACCTCAGTCCAGTTTGGAGGCTGACTGATTCTCAGAAACTCAGGATCAGTCACTAAACTCCAGCTCCTTTTGTGAATTCCTAACTGCAGTTGACTGAGAACATTTCCCCTCAGTTTTGCCTTCAGGCAGAAAATCAGGTCCATGTTTGTGTCCTGATGAAAACAAGTTTCTCATTATCCAGttattgttttgggtttttttttcaagatGTTGATTTTATTGAACTCTTCATGTTATTGTACAATCTctcctgaaaatgttttgtgcgATCAGAATTTGGACCACAAAGAGTTTCTGACTTCAGGTTTTGAGCATGTTAGAGGCGAGGACAGATGTGAAGTCGCACTTTTTCGTCATGTTTCAATGACGATCTGACAACAGGCCAGATCTGAGAAACCCTGATCCTGTTTACGTTTCTTTAAAGGTGACTAATGCTAATGGTTTTGTTAGCAttaatgtcaacaagtgaaaatgattttggacacagagacacatgttGGGGCCGGACGTTAAAATGATCCTTTTTATTCAAACCACTTGTAAAACTTTATTAACCAGAACTTGTATCAATAAagttttaatttggtttttcTGTTCAGAATTTTTGAGATGTCAGAAAGAAGCCTCGGGTTTCTTCCTGGTGATGTTTGGAGTCAATCAGTTTTTACTTCCGGTCTCAATCCTCTGATAACTTCAGCTAAAGCAAGATCAAAGTGAGATTTGTGGgacttgttgtgtttctggtgtttgtgttgtgtttgttatgtaacgtcctcctctgcagagacacaaatacccatcctcttttttcctcttcttatGTAATGTGTCTCATGGAGGCTCAATaaatctgctgttttctctgaacGCCTGCTCCTTTCTTCAGCGttcaaaaatcaaacattcaaaatgttGAAGCTGCAGATGTTCGGTGTTAAAGTTCTGATACTGTGAGAATGTTTTACATCATTTTAGGATACATTGTGTGTCCTGACTCATAATGAGACGACGCCTTTTATTAACAGGGGGTCACCTTATTCACATGTTCAGTGTTTCCCGCCCACACTTCAACATGTTATTATGAGCAGCTGTGGACCGCAGAGCcgaatgtgtgtgagtgtgtgtgttgccatggaaacgTCAGAGCAGTTCAGAGGGGGAGGGAACAACACAAACGGAAAAACTGAAGACGTGGTTTCTGCTTTtaaactgagtgtgtgtgtgtttatattacTGTTGTTGTGGGGACGTACTGTGAGTGTTAAAAGTACTGTTTCTGTGATGTCCCCCTAAATGATGGAAACAGGAAGGTGGGTTTCTATTTTACAGTGTAAAGTGTCCATGAGACAGTCTGTCCAGGACGAGACAGTTGATGTCCTCATGTCAGCACATGCTAACGTTgcagctaacatgctaacaggGTGACTGAATGGAAAAAGTCCCTGTTTGATCGTAAAACTAAAACACTGGAGAAAAACCAACTACTAATGAGAACAATTCACATCCAGATAATCAACAAattttcaaaggaaataaacacaacagcaattagctgaatgtgtgtgtctgttatacAACATGACAATACTGGTTTGATGACGTGACTTCAGCTGAGCTGCATCACATGATGTAAAGTCATCCaaccacaaacccacacagacacacacccagtCAGTCCCATGACCCAGACCAGTTTCAGGTCCAGGATGTTAttgttagcctagcttagcttCCTATGGTACCtaaacaaaaactacacaaaataGTGCAGTTAGTCCCCCACCCAATTTCAGAAGCCTGTAAACCTGGAGGTGAGGTCCaggaataacacacacacacacagacttgaGACTGTTCCTGTTTGTTGAGTTTCCTCAGCAGCGACCTCACTTCCTTCCTGTCAGGCTCCATTTCCTGAGCAGCCACTGGGtttatacacacagacacacacggccGGTTTCCTGTGCTAAGTAAAGGGACTTACTGTTCCCGCTCACACTTAATAAATGTTGCCCCAGGTAAACACACctgagaaagggagagagagaggccagtCATCacctggtctgtgtgtgtgtgtcataataACAGTATTCATCGTCTGTTCTTCAGCTTTTGTGTCTCACCTTCATCATGAACGAGCCAATCGGCTTTCATCTTTCAATAATACAGTCATATGCAATCACGTCTCCATGGAAAGAAAACTTTACTCCTGAATTCacctaaatcaaatcaaatcaaatcagatttatttgtgcagcaccaaatcatatcaaagttacatcaaggcactttacatgaagagcaaacttaaaaatgatttaaagagacccaacagatccccgatgagcaggaaaacttcctttaagaggcagaaacctcgagcagacagacagagagagattgagCCACAAATGGTGGAGTGGGGAGTGGTTTGGTCTCATGTCTGAATGATGACAGAATGGaggtttatttttacattcctTAAAAAGGAGCAAGATTATTGTTGATTATTGAtactgttgttgtctgtgtggttgttgttgccGCTCTGTtggatctcctctctgcttaGCTGACCGTTCAACAGatcaacttcctgtttcaacTGCTCAGGTTCTGGTCATACCTGGAAACAACACAAACGATGTCAGAGGAAGTCAATACGTGGCCTCCACCTTCAGATCCAAATGGACACCAGCTGGGCTCATCTGCTTTTACCCAGAAGTCTTAGAGGCAAGCACTCACTGTCTGACGCAGTCTGGGATCTGCACATGCTCAGTAGGAACGGACTGTGACAGATCCTGAAGGCTGTTGATGAACTGGAGCTTCCTGCTGAACTTAGTGCTGAAGAAGCGGAGGAGGAAGGTTTATCCGTTTTTAACAAAGGTCTGAGAGTTGTTTTAGTGTGGTTTCATTTAGTTACCTGGTTTAGTTAGTCCCACAACCCAGCAGCAGTGCGAGCATGTGCAGAACTCACCTGATGAAGGGTTTGATGATGGTGATCAGGGCCTTGATGTACCAGGTGGGATGGACCACATAAAACCCCTTCAGGTTCTTCCtcagtctgacaaacacagagcagacatTCAgtctggtccagaccaggaggaggtCTAAGACCACAAGCTTCCACACAGGACTGGACCTGCCCCGTAGGAAGACCACATTACAGGTTACGGGTTTCCTCAGGAGTCTGATGCCCCCTGGTGGACTTAGTGACACAAACAAGCCCAACACAGGACATAAACAAAGATGATGACATCGCTCTGTCTGACTGGTGTCTGATTGGTCATACCTCCTGTGGATGGTGGTGTAACACTCTCTGAGCCAACTGATTCCTGGGAGTTTTTCCTTTTGACCTccagcacaaaaataaatgatcacGTAGTTTTCTGAGACCATGAGGTCCAGTGTCCCCACAACATACCTgtggacagacaggtagacacagagacagacagcgtCAGTATTTTCACTGTTAGAAAGTTGCTGTTAGCATATAGCAGCTTCCCAGAGCAGCTAACATGGATTTATTTTAGATAAACAGTAAAATGACGTTAAGACCTTTAAATAGTTTTCactgatgtttgtgtgacacCACATTCCATGTCCACCATGACAGTGGACATTTTGTCCTCAGGTGTTTTACCTGAACAGGTTGTCCATCACATACTGGTAATTGTCCAGACTGTTCTCTGGCAGGTAACAGGAGGAGAACACAATGATGTCATTCAGACTGTCTCCATAGTAACCTGACAGAtgcagagggggaggagccaAAGGTGAGGATGAGACCAGGTAAAGCAGCACACAGGTGAGTCCACCTGCAGTGGGCCCTACCTCCATGGGACAGAACCCGGAGAAATGGCTCCAGGACACTCATGTTGACCTGGGTCTCCTGGGGTGGCTCAACTGTGGAGAAACAGCGCCACCTGGTACCCTGACCGTCCACCATGTCCTCCTGCCCCAGGGATCCTAGTCCGGTCTGACAGTCAGACTTGGACCTGGGACCAGCTGGTCTGCATCGGATGGACGCCACCCCAAGACGCCGCAGGTCGTCTGCCAAATGAGTCAATGTTTATGTGTGAACTGTGCCGCCGGCCATTTGACCTCGGACCTCTTACCTTCCAGGTCCAAGTCGTAGATGGGGAAGAGCAGCGATTCACTGTCAGAGGGTGTTTCCATGGCGTCCAGGTCAAAGTCAAGGCCTGTgtcttcgtcatcatcatcaggggagggggagaggaaggCCGAGGGGAAGTCATCTGAGACCGCCGACTCACTGCGACCTGAGAACCAGCAACACAAGCTGAACCTGACAAActtgtaccacccaatcaggacggACAACAGAGAAGTCAGCTCCGCCCCCTCACCACTCCTCAGACCAATATGTGACATCAACTCCGTGATGCTTCCTGGTTCTTTATTCGTCTGTTACCTAAAGACAAACTGAGTGTTGGCGCCGCCAGAACTTT from the Echeneis naucrates chromosome 11, fEcheNa1.1, whole genome shotgun sequence genome contains:
- the cdc42se1 gene encoding CDC42 small effector protein 1; translated protein: MPQDYPQAAVPHPACRAAADSGSWQLDRRSVGMSDFWHKMGCCVVAKPPPKKKRRKIDRSMIGEPTNFIHLTHIGSGEMADGLQPSGSVQEQMRSKGPSRNLL
- the LOC115050937 gene encoding protein prune homolog 2-like isoform X1, whose amino-acid sequence is MESREEEQEDQAPRLETPEDTESIHSSVSMTANTDNTASTADTANTAKTASTANTADTANTAKTADTADTANTAKTASTANITDTANTAKTADTASTADTANTAKTASTANTADTANTAKTADIASTFNTANIADTANNAKTADTANTSNTVITDNRANTANIANIANNDTTTTTAMANDASATNTKPAAPSDDESEGTGELGKGNSAAITDRGKLEGETSEEGADEVDSNLNGDRPDPPTNLDLSQPTKKKVLAAPTLSLSLGRSESAVSDDFPSAFLSPSPDDDDEDTGLDFDLDAMETPSDSESLLFPIYDLDLEDDLRRLGVASIRCRPAGPRSKSDCQTGLGSLGQEDMVDGQGTRWRCFSTVEPPQETQVNMSVLEPFLRVLSHGGYYGDSLNDIIVFSSCYLPENSLDNYQYVMDNLFRYVVGTLDLMVSENYVIIYFCAGGQKEKLPGISWLRECYTTIHRRLRKNLKGFYVVHPTWYIKALITIIKPFISTKFSRKLQFINSLQDLSQSVPTEHVQIPDCVRQYDQNLSS
- the LOC115050937 gene encoding BCL2/adenovirus E1B 19 kDa protein-interacting protein 2-like isoform X2; this translates as MTANTDNTASTADTANTAKTASTANTADTANTAKTADTADTANTAKTASTANITDTANTAKTADTASTADTANTAKTASTANTADTANTAKTADIASTFNTANIADTANNAKTADTANTSNTVITDNRANTANIANIANNDTTTTTAMANDASATNTKPAAPSDDESEGTGELGKGNSAAITDRGKLEGETSEEGADEVDSNLNGDRPDPPTNLDLSQPTKKKVLAAPTLSLSLGRSESAVSDDFPSAFLSPSPDDDDEDTGLDFDLDAMETPSDSESLLFPIYDLDLEDDLRRLGVASIRCRPAGPRSKSDCQTGLGSLGQEDMVDGQGTRWRCFSTVEPPQETQVNMSVLEPFLRVLSHGGYYGDSLNDIIVFSSCYLPENSLDNYQYVMDNLFRYVVGTLDLMVSENYVIIYFCAGGQKEKLPGISWLRECYTTIHRRLRKNLKGFYVVHPTWYIKALITIIKPFISTKFSRKLQFINSLQDLSQSVPTEHVQIPDCVRQYDQNLSS